Within Paenibacillus sp. RUD330, the genomic segment ATACGATCGAATCTCATCATAAGCCTTGAATCCGGCATCAATGAATTCTTCCAGTATCGTATTAGAATCCTTTAGCATTTCGCCTTGAACCTGAGATAAGTAAGCCACTTTAACATCGGCATTTATTTCAATGGAATCATGATTGTTTGCATAGATATCTCGGAGCAAAGTCGTTTTACCGGTACCGTTCGCACCAATAATGGCGACTTTATCCGTCGATTTGATCTCAAAGCTAACCTTATCCAAAAGCAGCTCATCAAAGGCAGCACGATAGTTGGTGACATTTACAACCGTGGTGTCTTCCCTTTCATCCTCAATCCCAAAATCAATATTCGGCTGCTTAATATCGACAAAAGGCGCTTTGATTCTACGCGCTTCAAATCTTTCCTGAAACTTGACTCTGGCTTTTAGCGCTTTCCCTCTAGAGGCTTCAGAATTATAAGTTGCGATGGCTCTGAGATTGTTAATTATGTTCTCGTTTCTCTCCATTTCTTCATCGTCGGCGATTGCGAGTTCCTGCAGCTCGATTTTTTTCTGAAGCAAGCTGAAGGTATACTCCATATATCGCCCATCAAACTCTTGGATCTCCGTGTTTTCAAGGTGGATGATTTTGTTGAAACAATGATTCAATAGATATCGGTTGTGCGTGACAACCAGCAGTGTTCCTTTGTGAGAATTGATCAGATTTTTAAGCGCATTCAGGTTTTCAAAGTCTAAAAATACATCCGGTTCGTCCATAATCAACAAGTCTGGACTCCTGAGCATTTCCTTCATCACTTGAATAAGCTTGAATTCCCCGCCGCTCAGGTCGGTTACCCTAAGATCTTTCAGCTTCATGAGGTTGGCAAGATTTAGCTTCTTATTGATGTTGCTTTCAAAATCATCCCCGCCGATGGAATCAAAGGCATCTAAAGCCAATTGATACTTTTCCAATAACGGATCCATATCCGATGATGTTTCCATTTCCGTACAAATCGCTGTGATTTCATTTTGTATCTTCATGAATTCTTCCCCAATATACTCGAAAACGGTTGTTTCTTTCGTTTTGTCTAGTTGCGCGAATTGACTTACATGTCCAATCCTGCAAGTGGGGTCTATTTCCAGCCTGCCCTCGAACAAATATCTTTCCGGATCCATCAGTATATCTATCAACGTACTTTTCCCACTGCCGCTTGTTCCTATAAAAGCGCAATGTTGTGCCTCTTCAAACGTAAATGAAATATCTTTATATAGTTCTTTTTGTGGAAAAGAGAAGGATAGTTTCTCAGCTTTGATCATCAGATTACCTTTCTTGGTGCTTGAAATAGGGACTGTTATTAGATTTATTGCCTGACATAGATCATGAGATAACGTTGCTAGAGTAACACTGTTTCCAACCGACTTCAATCGATTTGTATCCCATCCCTTGGGGCCTGTATCTCCTGATGCATCAGCGCGTTCAGAGACCTGTGAATATGCTCCATGATTTCCTTGCCGCTTCCGCGCCCATGCAAGATGGAAGACATTACCGTTGTAAATCTAGTCTTATCCAGGCAGACATCCCTATTCGCGTTGAGCCAAGCGGATAAGGCGCGGGAGAAAAGCGAAACCAGACATGGACGCGGGAGGATTCTGCTGAACGCAACCTCCATCTAATGGAAGAAAACAACACGAGCGCTTGCGCGCTGCGTGTTGTTTTCGGTTCAGCGTAAAGGATCATCGGCTTTTCTTGCCATGCCATGCCCTGCCAGACTCTCCAATGCTAATGATGATTTATCCGTTTGTACTCCGCGCCAACAAATGCTTCAGGTTGTCATCAATAAATTTATTATCGGCACTGTTGATTCCACGACCGGCAAAATGGCCCCAAATCGACTCGATCGGATTAAAAACAGCGTGAGGCATAAGATTGGCTTCGTATTTATTATCGTCCGCTGTGCAAAAGAGGTCCGTGCTCCCCGGCATGATGCAGGCAAGAGCTTTAATGCTCTTAAGCGCCTTGTCGAAATCTCCGTTATAGGAGGGGTTTGCACTAATATCTGCATGTTGGCCTGTCCATAACATGGCCAGGACATTATGCGGATCCATATTCATAAAGCTGTCTTCCCAGACGCCAGCCACAAAATCCTCCAAGGAGTCAAATCCCAGCTCGCGATAAAGCTCCTCTCTATAAAACGCATGCGACAATCCCCATCCCGCATAGACCCGGCCAACGGCTCGCATGTCTGCAGAAGTCAACTGGTTCAGCTTGCTTGAATCGAAGCCGACTGCAGCCAGCAGCGAAGCTTTCAAGCTGTCCAGGACCACAAATGTATGGGGCCAAGGCTTGGCAATTCCCGCGAAAGGCGCAATTCGTTCCACCATCTCCGGATAACTTGCCCCCCATTGAAACGCCTGAATGCCTCCCATGGACCAGCCAACGACGAGAGCGATCTTTTGGATGCCGAATTTTTCAGTCAACAGCCGATGCTGCAATCTGACGTTGTCATAGATGGTTGCCTGCGGGAAACGAGCCCGATCGTATGGAGGAGGCGTGTTGCTGGGAGACGAGGATAATCCGTTGCCCAGCAGATTCGGAACAATAATAAAATAGTTCTCAGGATCCAGTGCCATCTCCCTGCCAATCAGCCATTCATTCTGAACATGCTGGTCACCAAAAGCAGTTGGATAGACGATGACATTATCTTTCTGTTCATTTAATTTCCCATAAGTCTTATAGGCAAGAAAAGCGCCTGGCAACGTCACTCCTGATTGCAGGGTGACATCACCCAAAGTAAAAATCTCATAGTCCATCGTATGATCGCTCCCTTCCATATGAAACCACACGTTCAGTCGGTGATTTCTTGAACTTAGTATAGGGGCTGTGATACTCTCAATAAAAGTGAATGAAATTAAAAGCAGCATTCAATAATATTGAAAGCATGAGGAGGATCGTAAGATGGAGTTGCGCCAACTGAATACGTTTCGCACGGTTGCATCCACCTTGAATTTCACTCGGGCCGCGGAAGTGTTGAACTACGTCCCCTCCAACGTCACGATGCAAATGAAAGCATTGGAGGATGAGCTTGGTGTTCGTCTCTTTGATCGCTTGGGCAAGCAGCTCGTTCTCACAACTGCGGGTAAACGTTTCTTAACTCATATCCAAGGTGTCCTTGACAAATTGGACGAGGCTCGCAGCGACGTTCATGACAATGAAAATATAAGCGGCACCCTGACGATCAGTGCCAATGAAGTCATTTGCGCCTATCGGCTTCCAGCTGTCTTTCAACGGTTTCGTTCGCAGCATCCGGGAGTTCGTCTGATCTTCCGCTCCGTTCCGAATCAAGAGCTCAAGCAATCCCTCTTTGAGGGAACCGCCGATGTCGTCTATATGTTGGACGAGCCTATCCGCTCGAGCGGACTGGCCGTGGAACCGTTGCGGGAAGAAACTTTCCGCTTGCTCGCTGCTCCAGACCACCCGCTCGCAAAACGAACGGTGCTGCAGCTGGAGGATTTTCACGGTGAAGTGTTCCTGACGAATGAAAAGGGCTGTCCCTATCGCACCATGTTTGACCGGTCATTTGAGAAAGAAGGTATCGATAGCATTACGTATCTGGAGTTTCAAAGTGCCGAAGCCATCAAACAATGTGCCATTTCGGGAATCGGCATTGCCTTTCTTCCTGAAATTGTAGCGGAAGCCGAAGTTGAACGCGGAGAACTTGTTGCTCTTCCATGGCAAATACCGGACTTGCGCGTGTATACACAGATGTTGTGGCATAAAGACAAGTGGCTTTCACCCATCCTGTCGTCTTTCATAGAAGCAGCGAGGGAGGTCCTCGTTCTGGAGGAGGAGAATACAACCGTTTAGCAGATTCGCCCTATTTATGGTCGACATTCAGAAAAGCTCGAAGTCCTCCACGATCGAAGAGCGTTCCATCAGCGCTTTGGATGCGACGGGAAGCATAATGAATCCAACGAACCGCAACGAGGATACCGAATTCGGCGCCCTCGTTGCGGTTCGTGTATTTACTCCGATTACCCGTTTGGCGTATTCAACTGAAGGTTGATCAGATGGGTCCCAATTGCAGTGAGTTGACCGGTCGGACCGGAGGCTCCAAATATAGGTGCCGAAGCTAGAGCCCCATTAATAACCATCGAGAGCTCCTCCATGTTCACCCTATTGCTGTTGCAATTTCCTGATTAATCTTTTCGCGGATGGCAAGCAGCCATTCACTCGAAACGGGGTATTGGCTGAACGTAATCGGCTCCGCGAGCCCCTCCTCGAGAAGCTCGATGACCTTCTCTTTGCCAAGTCTGCTCTCGAGCAATTGCAGCGCACGCAAATCCTGAAGGGCTTCATAAAATACTTCTAGGCGGATCGATTCGATCGGACCCTGCTCTCCCGGATATACAAGAAAAGGATCGCCAGATGGGAAATTTCCATCCGCGTCCGTCACTTTGAACGGATCAATGCTCTTTTTGGAATATTGGGCATACCAAAAATTGTATCCCCAATGCAAAAATCCGGCGATGCCAAACTTGTAGATCTGTATCCCGATAATGCGATTGCGGCTGGACGGCATATGGAAAAAGCGGTTGGACACCTTTTGACGCTGCGATACGCAATAGTACGTCCACAGTGGATCAACCCCGTTTTCTATAAAAGGGGAGAGATGATCGTTGGCTGCGATCGGGATTTTCACAAGCCCCTTATCGTAGAACGAATAATCCGATAGCGCGTCGATACAGGGAAACTCATGAAGATGCTCGTGAATCATCCCGCTCACCGTCTTGTATTGATCCAAATGCTCCTCGTACGGTTCATCCGATATGTGGAAATAACTGCGTCGTTCTAAATCATTCTCCTTCAAGAACCTGACAAGCTCGGGCAGCAGCTGCTTGATAAAATGGCGGTATTCCTCTCCGGAAGCATCCGTATCCCATCCGAAAATCCGCCTCTCCTCCCCGTTGTCGAAGGCTACAATTTTCGGAGCGTGCTTAGCACCCCACTGCGTGAATAGGTGGGAGAACTCCAAATATTCAATGCCCTTATCCGTGCATAGGTCAACCCAACGTTTCAGACGATCAAATCTGAATCTATACTCCATTCCTTTCCTGACGACATCCACAAGCTGCACCGTAGGGCGCTCCCCTCCTACCTCGGTGTCCAGAGGCGGTGTGAACAGCGGGGTCAACATCATATTGATGCCATGCGCTGCGGCAGTTTCGATAAATTGTCCGAGACGCCGCCAATGCTCTTCGCTGAACACCGGACAGCCATAATAGGTCGAGATGCAGTCCGCATGTAACCATTCGGAGTGAATGAGACGCTGCTTCGGCAACGTTGCCGG encodes:
- a CDS encoding ABC-F family ATP-binding cassette domain-containing protein yields the protein MIKAEKLSFSFPQKELYKDISFTFEEAQHCAFIGTSGSGKSTLIDILMDPERYLFEGRLEIDPTCRIGHVSQFAQLDKTKETTVFEYIGEEFMKIQNEITAICTEMETSSDMDPLLEKYQLALDAFDSIGGDDFESNINKKLNLANLMKLKDLRVTDLSGGEFKLIQVMKEMLRSPDLLIMDEPDVFLDFENLNALKNLINSHKGTLLVVTHNRYLLNHCFNKIIHLENTEIQEFDGRYMEYTFSLLQKKIELQELAIADDEEMERNENIINNLRAIATYNSEASRGKALKARVKFQERFEARRIKAPFVDIKQPNIDFGIEDEREDTTVVNVTNYRAAFDELLLDKVSFEIKSTDKVAIIGANGTGKTTLLRDIYANNHDSIEINADVKVAYLSQVQGEMLKDSNTILEEFIDAGFKAYDEIRSYLSSFGFEGEILTQKIESLSGGEKNMLQLAKVSARKANVLLLDEPTSHLDTYSQLALEKAIEDYKGAILMISHDFYSVVNGMDYVLILDDKTIRKMSMRKFRQMIYASHFDRDYLETEQNKKSVEMKIELALKAADFEHAKVLADELEELIKLL
- a CDS encoding alpha/beta fold hydrolase gives rise to the protein MDYEIFTLGDVTLQSGVTLPGAFLAYKTYGKLNEQKDNVIVYPTAFGDQHVQNEWLIGREMALDPENYFIIVPNLLGNGLSSSPSNTPPPYDRARFPQATIYDNVRLQHRLLTEKFGIQKIALVVGWSMGGIQAFQWGASYPEMVERIAPFAGIAKPWPHTFVVLDSLKASLLAAVGFDSSKLNQLTSADMRAVGRVYAGWGLSHAFYREELYRELGFDSLEDFVAGVWEDSFMNMDPHNVLAMLWTGQHADISANPSYNGDFDKALKSIKALACIMPGSTDLFCTADDNKYEANLMPHAVFNPIESIWGHFAGRGINSADNKFIDDNLKHLLARSTNG
- a CDS encoding LysR family transcriptional regulator, translating into MELRQLNTFRTVASTLNFTRAAEVLNYVPSNVTMQMKALEDELGVRLFDRLGKQLVLTTAGKRFLTHIQGVLDKLDEARSDVHDNENISGTLTISANEVICAYRLPAVFQRFRSQHPGVRLIFRSVPNQELKQSLFEGTADVVYMLDEPIRSSGLAVEPLREETFRLLAAPDHPLAKRTVLQLEDFHGEVFLTNEKGCPYRTMFDRSFEKEGIDSITYLEFQSAEAIKQCAISGIGIAFLPEIVAEAEVERGELVALPWQIPDLRVYTQMLWHKDKWLSPILSSFIEAAREVLVLEEENTTV
- a CDS encoding DUF4091 domain-containing protein; its protein translation is MLQQTFETRCLSSLSKVFCDEELHDKPFRKASALLGETYSFQVAFRSENQVKALRIRIESALCEHITIRSVGLVPSELPCFEDADENVLRTTPGLYPDPLYPDEGGRIKAFPQQWRSVWVAVGIPETLHPGQYGIRVTFENESDDLLGEETFSLAVIPATLPKQRLIHSEWLHADCISTYYGCPVFSEEHWRRLGQFIETAAAHGINMMLTPLFTPPLDTEVGGERPTVQLVDVVRKGMEYRFRFDRLKRWVDLCTDKGIEYLEFSHLFTQWGAKHAPKIVAFDNGEERRIFGWDTDASGEEYRHFIKQLLPELVRFLKENDLERRSYFHISDEPYEEHLDQYKTVSGMIHEHLHEFPCIDALSDYSFYDKGLVKIPIAANDHLSPFIENGVDPLWTYYCVSQRQKVSNRFFHMPSSRNRIIGIQIYKFGIAGFLHWGYNFWYAQYSKKSIDPFKVTDADGNFPSGDPFLVYPGEQGPIESIRLEVFYEALQDLRALQLLESRLGKEKVIELLEEGLAEPITFSQYPVSSEWLLAIREKINQEIATAIG